The following coding sequences lie in one Glycine max cultivar Williams 82 chromosome 19, Glycine_max_v4.0, whole genome shotgun sequence genomic window:
- the LOC100807332 gene encoding uncharacterized protein, with amino-acid sequence MKNRTSGFLKEIIANLSSMAKSKTMALKSKTNAIRARLIIFSLMKNKKFLMSSLSEKFHSVWGQSSSQQKEDHCLLEDGSNDHQSKAIVLYNSNAHSYEALPNPSETQLVVEEEQDQDGYDGYYNYHCDDDEKYPDLTHTLFESEDLDLGGSVIDLMKNSKEEAGKEFKLEDEIDLAADLFIMKFRRQMVLQKQESLKRKREVLENGA; translated from the coding sequence ATGAAGAACAGAACATCAGGGTTTCTGAAGGAGATCATAGCAAATCTGAGCTCAATGGCCAAGTCAAAAACCATGGCCTTGAAGTCCAAAACAAACGCCATAAGGGCACGTTTGATCATATTCTCACTTATGAAGAACAAGAAATTCTTGATGAGTTCCCTCTCTGAGAAGTTCCATTCTGTGTGGGGGCAAAGTTCATCTCAACAAAAGGAAGATCATTGCTTATTGGAAGATGGCAGCAATGATCACCAAAGCAAGGCCATAGTGTTGTACAACAGCAATGCACACTCCTATGAGGCCCTGCCTAACCCCAGTGAAACCCAattggtggtggaggaggaacAAGACCAAGATGGATATGATGGTTACTACAATTATCATTGTGATGATGATGAGAAGTACCCTGATCTCACACACACCCTTTTTGAGTCTGAGGATTTGGATCTTGGAGGGTCAGTGATTGATTTGATGAAGAATTCTAAGGAGGAGGCAGGGAAAGAGTTTAAGCTGGAGGATGAGATTGACCTTGCTGCTGATcttttcatcatgaagtttcGAAGGCAAATGGTGCTGCAGAAGCAAGAATCATTGAAGAGGAAGAGGGAAGTGCTGGAAAATGGTGCATGA